Genomic window (Tripterygium wilfordii isolate XIE 37 chromosome 11, ASM1340144v1, whole genome shotgun sequence):
CTATGTGTAATTCAGCACTACTCTAAAACCTATTAAACACAACTAAAGTTTGAAATTAGTATGCTAATCTCAAAAAAAGGATCCAATTGAAGAGAACATGTAATGAGACTTCCAAAAATATAGGTTATTCATTAAACAATGACAAGTAATAAACATATTTGTGGTACCGACATATTCAAGTAACATATTCAAGAAATTGTGAATGGTAAACTTGGATCCCACACGAACAAAAGAAATCGACCCttaaaagataataatttatggTTTGTTAAAATCTCCTAACAAAATTTTAGTCATCTCGAAAAGAAAATGATCTCATTAAGCCATCGTACATCATTCTTTTAGAAATTCAGTAGCAAAACAAGTTTGATTCTCTAATGGATCATGTTGATGTGGGTGCTTCTCTGCTGGGCAGGATATACTACTTAAATATAATTCTCACTTCTAAACCTTTCTCCATCAATTTCACCATTAGTTTATGATTCCATATTAAAAGGCAAAAAAGGATGTCGGATGACCTGTCCAGAGCTAGGAAGAGCACCATTATCTCCACTCTCAAGTTGATACGTGAAATTAAAATTATGCTGCTGTACAGGAGATCGGAAGATTGTGCATCCATCTCGAACCACCATAAACCCACTGTCTCCCAAGTTAATTGCCTGGAGACCCTGCTGTGAAAAGCCAAAcgaatcaaatataatttgtcAAACAATAGTAAATCAAAGCTCTAGATagtgttttcaaaaaaagaaatgtcaaagtatttcatattttactattttagaaGTGCGAACCAGTGACAAGTGTAAATGTACTGGACAAGAAAAGCCAGAGTCCTTTGTCACTGTAGCACTGATATAACTTCTAGGGATCATGAATCTAGTATAACCAAGTAATCAACATTGAGGAGCCCTtacaaaagaaccaaaaaaatatttataaaaaaaaattgaggaacaTTTTTCCTTCCCTAATTCTCTAGCACATCCATTACGAAGCCATGGATTCATGGCCAAAAGCTACCTGGCGCATTGCACTTGGTGAATAAAGGCTAAAAAGCATGCCAAGGGCAGAAATGGTACCTGGTCTGTGAGTGCCACTATACAAGCTGTCGAAGAACCTTTGGCTTTTGTGCTAGAGTGAGCTTTCTCCAAAATCCTAGCTGGGTCAATGGAACCCATGACCTCCTCTTCAATTGCATTGACTGAATTAGACATTAGTTCCCGTGAATAGATTCCCGCATCAATACCGAGATCGGCCCAGCCACCTACACCATCTGCCACACCTATTGCTTGTTTATTGTCACATATAAAGTGAGCATCCTCACCACCAGTTTCTTCTTTATCAGGATGGGGCAGGTAGCACGATCCTGAAAGGAGCTTCAGGGATTTGCCAGAAGAAATTTTCCTGTAGTCAattcaattcaaaaaaaatgaaaaccttAAATGCAAAAGGGACAACGCATTAGCAAACCACGAAATTCACAAAATTTAAGGCAAAGCATTAATGTTTTTTAGAAAGAAAGAACGGCAAGAAAGGGTATAAACATTGCTGCCACATGTACATATAATTTTTTGTACATGACTACTTAAAAGGCCTACATCAACCGTATCTTATAAATCAAGTAGGTAAAACCATTATAAATGTCTTCTGATAATTAAAAGTAAAACTGCAAAGAGAACATACTGATCGGAGGAAATTGTAGAACTTGCAAGCTGTTCCTCACGGACAGAATTGTCAAAGGATACATCAGGTGCAGTCTCAGCAGAAAAGCATGAACGTGAAGTGCCATGAAGACATCTTAATCCTGACTCTGTGTAAGGTGAGAAGTCGCACCATCGCTTTGCAATATTATACATCATGTATCTAAAAATCGGAGTATTACCGAGTTGATTGTGATTTTTCAAACACATGCTAGCTTTTCTGCATTTACTGAAAGACTTATTGCTATGCAATAAACTAGCATTGTCTGCAGACCATGGAAGATCCCCATGCTTTAAATTTGAAGCATCTAAATATTGAACAAGGACAGCTCTGGGACCGCAAGCAGACATACGTTTATTTTGAATTTCGTCCCTACCAGAAAATTCACTGTGTTCACGTAGAGCATGATCAATGTGATATCCACAAACCTGAAATGTAGGGCCTGACACAGATGGGACAGAAAATGGGCGAGAAACTGCTCCAACGACAGAAATGTTTCTTCTTCGATTTACTATCAGGGAATCTGGTCTTGCGGGAAAACCAGTTCCAGGTTGTAAAAGTACATGTAGGTCTTTCGGCTTTGAGAAGCATGCAGAATTAAAAGACCTGTGGTTGAAAAACCAAGATTTTCCTTGGCCAAGAAGAACTTCAACCGAGACCTGCtgtccaacttcttgcctcaaAACTGACCTCTGTACTCCATTCTGAACTACACTTCTCAGTCTGTTCATAAAATAATCAGAAGGCATCTTACTCTCTTATAAAAAACAGAATTGCTTGAATGTGTTTGTTGTGACTTGTGAAGGCCTTGATATTTATTCCTACATATTAAAAATAGTCTCATCACTCTTAAATTTAATACATATGTTCCACTCAAGATGTATttcctcctttccttccagatgTCACAAAAACTCGAAAAATCCTTAAAGAACAATGTAATGACTGATCAGCGACACGTGAACACATCTATTTTGCAAACAAAGGGAGGTTGCCCAGCAATTGTAATAATGACAGCTATGGCACTTGACAATATGTATAGCAAGGACTATGATTATCACATCTATGCACATATGAAACATTGCCCCTCCAAGCTATGTGATTACACCAAATTAAAAACAACATGCGAAGAAAccccggaaaaaaaaaatgacatcacTAACCATTTCTTACCATCACATAACATTTAACACTAATTACCGTCAACAGAAGCAATCATAAACAATTATGCAATTAATTCtataaaagaagataaaaaaaaaaaatcagcacaaCCCTGATACACCTGAAGAAAAcaggaatttaagaataaatGAGAATCATTAATTATTCAAAATACTCGTCATTTCAAATTGCCCGCCGCTTCAATTCATCATAATAAACCTTAACTGCGTGATTATCTCCCACATCTCCTACATATACGTTCTTCAGAAACCCTCACAAGAGAAATCCATAGTTGTGACAATAAATGCACACGAATCGAAACCAAACACCGTAAAACTCAGGGTCATATGAATTTCACCTTTGCAGGACAACGGGAGAGAAATTGAGTAGAAACCCTAACCAGAGAACCACGGAACCAAATCCTCACCTGTCTTTCACTCCTTGAAAAATAGAGGTCCCATTGACGACAAATACTGCGAAGTTAGGTATGAGGAACGAGGTTATCTACTTCTCTTCCTCCAACTCGCTATTTTTGGTAGCTATCGCGAGCGGTCCGATCGGCTGAACGGTAACGAAAAGGCAAAATCCAGAAAGTTCACAGTGAGCCCAGAGAATTGCAATGTGGAGCCCTTATTGAAGCGATAGCTTTAcctatgttttgttttttccccATTGAGGGTAAATATTAATTATCGATgtgtaagagcatccacaatggtgctatatttaacattgttaacaatactttttggataaatatagtgctatatcatcacaatgggtataatggtgtgtatttcaagtacttgaaatgttacttttttgataaatatagcgttacatgcacacaatgggtgaaaaatgatacttgaaaatttagttgtgaaaaaatgatacttgagagttggagtatatatatagttaatgaatagtgaagagagatgatgaaaatgaagagagaagtgatgaaaatgaagaaagaaaagattaaaaggaagagagaggtgatgaaaagaaagagagagaagatgaaaagaaagagagagatgatgaaaaggaagagagagaaaatagagaaaatgaatatagagtgttgaaatttatggagtgttgatgaatagtgtttattatgggacccactcatccaattaaattgtgccacataggagagaggagaagagagagaatgattttgaagtgctgtattatattactactactgtggatgctctaacatgTCATAATTGGCTACTTGCATCTTAAGGAACTGCCGACTGTTTTTTTTGGCGgctttataaaaattaattttaatgaaGACAGTTTGGTAAATACATTGTAAATAAGGCTCCGTTTGGAACTCCGTAtaagataatataatttttctattcaatgtataatttaatcctctataagttgatgtataatttaatcttatACGGTGTTTGGAAATAATACGATATTAAGGTTATTAGGGttgtatagtataagatttgtgaTAATATGTTTGGATTATccccaattaaagtgagagtgagggtatcctttgtcatttgacatgttatttcttttactaaacactcttaaaaaataaaaacgagttggacgtgttttaatattataagtCTAGCATCGTATAAGAATCATTTTTTTATAAAGTTATATTATCCcgagtattttaaaaatcatccaaACAGCCGATAAgttcattaaaggataattttatactgTACAGAGTCTTATTCGCTTatccaaacggagcctaaaaGTATTAATCGAGAATCACGAATAGCTCATAtaacactcatgtgtgtggtatctcatagaaatctcgagttcgagcctccacATCCCCTTTctctgtattcaaaaaaaatgtgttaATGTGAAGAGTCAAAGGCAAGACCTTGGTACTTATAGGCTTCTGAATCACGTGAGAAGCTCGTGGGTGCTAAGCTGGATGGAGTGATTGCTTAGACCGTGGGTCTGTATCGAGTCATATGATGTCAAAGCCGTGAGTCTGTTGGGCTCTTGAGGAGTTCATTGGCTTATAGAGTGACTCTACTTAGATAGTGAACAGTGAACTTGTTGTGAGTCGTCGGTCACCCAGGCCGTGGGTATGTGAGTCTCTTAAGAAAGGCCATCAACCTATAGAATGACTATCTAGGCCATGGGCATGTGTTGGCAGTTGCCCATGTTGTGGACTTGTTGGGCTTTAGTATCTTTAAGGTCATGTTGTCGTGGACTTGTCATATCTCTAAAGGCCATGGCTCTGTCATCTGGGACGATCTTGGTTTCTTGATACGGATTTTGGCCCTTACAATAACCAGATCAAGTTGATGTAAAATTTAACTGATGTGCAATCTAAATATATGACAGGAATCGgaattggaaaaaaaaggtgtaaaAACCACATCATTAATGGACAGAAGCCAAACCAAAAggcaaaatcaaaccaaaccctAGTTCTAGAGTGTGTTTGGTGAGGTGGTACAACATAAAATTGAGGGTGGTACCACTCGCAAAATGGAGCGATACCGCCCTCAAAGGGGCTTTTTGTTGAGCGATTTTGGGTTTGACGTGGGATCCACGCCAAAAAGGCATGGGTCCCACTTCAAAAAGCtgcatatttgtatttttaaaaaattatcctGTGGGTCCCAAcatttatattaaatattgtatattaattttatattttatccaAATTAACAATagaattattataaattaaaaattatacttataagttaataataaattagtaattatacttttttttttttgaaatgaattagtaattatacttataagttaatgattaattaataattatacttataagttaataataaattaataattgtaCTTATTAGTTAATAATAAGTCAATAATTATAcgtataaattaataattagttaataattatacttattaaattactatttaaatattaaattaaagtaattataatttttacatgataaattatacttataagttaataataatacaaacaaaatatcttttacacaacttaaccgCTAACAACCGTTAACAattttaccaaacacctcacaacttatttcaAACCTttagcttcttttctttttttttatcacttaacaactagcgttgaaaatcaatataACCACTCTATCAAACACACCTAGTTATGCG
Coding sequences:
- the LOC120009545 gene encoding probable protein phosphatase 2C 55 isoform X1 codes for the protein MPSDYFMNRLRSVVQNGVQRSVLRQEVGQQVSVEVLLGQGKSWFFNHRSFNSACFSKPKDLHVLLQPGTGFPARPDSLIVNRRRNISVVGAVSRPFSVPSVSGPTFQVCGYHIDHALREHSEFSGRDEIQNKRMSACGPRAVLVQYLDASNLKHGDLPWSADNASLLHSNKSFSKCRKASMCLKNHNQLGNTPIFRYMMYNIAKRWCDFSPYTESGLRCLHGTSRSCFSAETAPDVSFDNSVREEQLASSTISSDQKISSGKSLKLLSGSCYLPHPDKEETGGEDAHFICDNKQAIGVADGVGGWADLGIDAGIYSRELMSNSVNAIEEEVMGSIDPARILEKAHSSTKAKGSSTACIVALTDQQGLQAINLGDSGFMVVRDGCTIFRSPVQQHNFNFTYQLESGDNGALPSSGQVFTVAVAPGDVIVAGTDGLFDNLYNNEITAVVVHAVRAGLGPQVTAQKMAALARQRAQDKDRQTPFSTAAQDAGFRYYGGKLDDITVVVSYVTSSNEEKKSCS
- the LOC120009545 gene encoding probable protein phosphatase 2C 55 isoform X3: MPSDYFMNRLRSVVQNGVQRSVLRQEVGQQVSVEVLLGQGKSWFFNHRSFNSACFSKPKDLHVLLQPGTGFPARPDSLIVNRRRNISVVGAVSRPFSVPSVSGPTFQVCGYHIDHALREHSEFSGRDEIQNKRMSACGPRAVLVQYLDASNLKHGDLPWSADNASLLHSNKSFSKCRKASMCLKNHNQLGNTPIFRYMMYNIAKRWCDFSPYTESGLRCLHGTSRSCFSAETAPDVSFDNSVREEQLASSTISSDQKISSGKSLKLLSGSCYLPHPDKEETGGEDAHFICDNKQAIGVADGVGGWADLGIDAGIYSRELMSNSVNAIEEEVMGSIDPARILEKAHSSTKAKGSSTACIVALTDQQGLQAINLGDSGFMVVRDGCTIFRSPVQQHNFNFTYQLESGDNGALPSSGQVFTVAVAPGDVIVAGTDGLFDNLYNNEITAVVVHAVRAGLGPQVTAQKMAALARQRAQDKDRQTPFSTAAQDAGFRYYGGKLDDITVVVSYVTSSNEFP
- the LOC120009545 gene encoding probable protein phosphatase 2C 55 isoform X2; its protein translation is MPSDYFMNRLRSVVQNGVQRSVLRQEVGQQVSVEVLLGQGKSWFFNHRSFNSACFSKPKDLHVLLQPGTGFPARPDSLIVNRRRNISVVGAVSRPFSVPSVSGPTFQVCGYHIDHALREHSEFSGRDEIQNKRMSACGPRAVLVQYLDASNLKHGDLPWSADNASLLHSNKSFSKCRKASMCLKNHNQLGNTPIFRYMMYNIAKRWCDFSPYTESGLRCLHGTSRSCFSAETAPDVSFDNSVREEQLASSTISSDQKISSGKSLKLLSGSCYLPHPDKEETGGEDAHFICDNKQAIGVADGVGGWADLGIDAGIYSRELMSNSVNAIEEEVMGSIDPARILEKAHSSTKAKGSSTACIVALTDQGLQAINLGDSGFMVVRDGCTIFRSPVQQHNFNFTYQLESGDNGALPSSGQVFTVAVAPGDVIVAGTDGLFDNLYNNEITAVVVHAVRAGLGPQVTAQKMAALARQRAQDKDRQTPFSTAAQDAGFRYYGGKLDDITVVVSYVTSSNEEKKSCS